Part of the Pieris napi chromosome 23, ilPieNapi1.2, whole genome shotgun sequence genome is shown below.
GTTTCATTAGATCGAGAAACTCGGcattttcaatacaattgatgAAAATTATAGCTATATGGGGAGCAATTACATCAATTATGCTACTAATtgtttttacagaaatacccCAAAGATCGGTAGTGTTCTTAATATCTATGGTTCTAAATATCCTAACTATATCGTCGGCACCAATGGGTCGGAATGTAAAACTGACCTTGCACTCGTTTACATTATCTTTGAGCAGCGATTCGAAGAAGGGATATGATCGAAGAGATTTAGCAGTCGAAATTGGAAACTTTTCTTCAAAAAAACGTAAGATGCACTTGGTGGTCTGTAAACACTTAAATAATGCAGTTTTCAATCTCTACACAGGCTACTTCCAAAGAGTCTTCTACAGACAGACGATGTCATTACgctctttataataataataaaaactttattaatgacaaaagggtttgtgacagaattcatattatatcgctagtccccacactagggaggccctgtgttatgggtaactagaaaacaattattacgtggtacatgtttaaattagttaaaaaagagatgataataaaaaaatgagagtgtgatttaatatactttcaatttttattaacaataatcaaagagccCCCTGAATCGCCGACAATCTGCAAAGGACAATCTGTTAAggatgatttggcattctctCAGCCAATGTTCGGTAATGCATAGGACATCAATTTtacttgattttaaaaataactccAATTCTAATTCTTTCCCCAACATACCTAGCATGTTTTGATGCATCATGTTTAAACAGTTGTTGTTAGTAATATTACATGTTTGTGTTGAGCTGAGTTGAAATAAGTTATTGCTAGAGGTCGCCTCTATGATCAcactatctaatttaaattattaatactttatgaAGTGTTACTGCAATTATCACTACATTCTTTTAAGATGCTAAGCTGCTCAATATAAGCAGTTGTCTGAAAAGCTAAATGTTTAGctttagttgtaaataaaaagaagataGGCGGAACCTATCCTTTGTCAatacatacttatttttaaatatacaatttatgtcCATTAAATTAGGTAGTGTACCTAAGtcacaatttaattgtatattgttaGTAGTTAAAGTATTGTGCAACAGCATGTTgctaatctaattttattttccctTGGTGCACCTTTGATGTAAAGAAATGTAAACAAgataatattctttatattatcAAGTGATTtcaatttatcaataaatgaCAACAGTTCATTTTGTCCTACATTTTCCATTCTCCCAAGAAGCAATTTTTTGTTGTGTAATTTCCACATAAAACTTTGTTTGAAATGTTTACAGGGGCGGCTCTGGGAATACAATGATTAGTTACAATTTTGCCGGAGGACTGATATAATTCATTGCCAATATTTTTCCCTATATCATCACTAAACAACAGAAtttcacttttatttataaagctgACTTTTTCTATGAAACTTTCTATTTCACTTTGCGCTCTAAGCTGACATGATAACAATGGAGGTTCTGCATTTGACTCATTAAAACTGACAATTGTTGGTAAATGACAAGAAGCGTTGTTCATTGTATTGAGACAGCAGCAGAACCTCATCCATGGCCAATAGGTATGTGCTCCCCTATTTGTTTCTGGGCACAACTGTATTTATCTGTCATCTCTTCAAGAGAATTATGAAGACTTGTAATCCCAGAATTCAATGTAAGAATGTCAGTTTCatatttattctttacagATTCAACCTcacttgaaaatattttacatggatttattacatttctatatttttttgataaatttatgtcatttttgtaaatattatctcATAAaccttttagtttttttaatgagtttttgcaatttaatatatttctttaatttgtttttgtgaattgagTTGGTGTATGCGACACAGAGTCTGGTGATGACTGATGAAGTCAATTGTGGCAGTGGACCTAATACAGTCTTTTTACCTTCATTTGAGATGACCAGTTCTTTATACAGACTTTGTGTATGAGAAGActcttatttgttaatatttagtttatttatttatttattctattctCCTCATTCAATGGCATAGCGGTCGAAGTTGCCCGTTTATCTTTTAAGCCGGTCTCTTTCCTCCTGTGCCTCCAAGCAAAGAGTGTGAAGCTGTGTCAACTCAGTTTTGAGGAAagtatttctattaataacaTTCAAAGTCTCGTTTTCGTTGTCATTCCTTTCAACAATTAATTGTTCACACGGCTCCTTGTACTTTTTGAGTTCTTGGAGCGTAGCGGTAGTTGTTGATGCCAACCTCCACGACACCTCAGAGACTCAGGCCTGCACAGGATATTACGTTTATGTGTTTGTTTGAACGGTTCTGCCTTCTTCCGCGCAAACACCCTAGGGTGGCGCTGGGAGCCCCGTTACGCCCATGGGCTTGTGGGGGGTGGCATGCTTCGCGCCCCGCTCAACGGCGGGGTGGTCATTGTGGCGGGCCTGGAGCGGCCCTGAGCCTCGATTGCGCTGCGGAGCGTCTTCGCTCTCGCAGCTCGCGCGGGAAGGCTCGTCGGTGGTCTGGCGGTCTCGTGTGGTGCGGCGCTGGAGGTGCTGGAAGCCTGAGGCGTCCGCACGCTCGAACATGCGCCTCGCCAGCTCGCCGATGAAATCATCTAGGCTTTGTTGTTTCAGGTCTTTTTGTATTGTGGAGTTTCTCACGTAGCGCGGCGCGTCGACGATGCGTCGCAGGGTGGTGCTCTGCACGGCGCGCAGCCGACGCCGATGCGTCTCGGCCGCGAGAGCATACCACGCGGGCGCCGCGTACGTGAGATGTGGtcttatatacattttatacagCGCCAGTTTGTGCCTTACCGGCAGCGATGACTGCAGTACAGGGCGCCTTCGGAGGGTTTGAGAGTTGGGTAGGCCGTTTGGCGGGAGGACCGCCGTTGGCCGAACGCTTTTTCTTCCGACTCCGATGACGACGATAATACGGCAGTATTTAGCCGCAACGTCGAAGACATTTCTTAGCTTCTTATTCAGAGGGTGAATAGAAATGACTTCCACTGGGAAGTTAGGCAGGTACCATTTTTTGTTGGATGTGCAGTCGACTGGTGCTTCTTCAGCGTAGTTGCTTTTCAACTGATTGTCTATCTGCGCGCTATactcattttttaatttagcgtCCTTACGCAGCTTCTTTTCTATTCCTTGAAATCTGTTGAAAGCTGCTGCGTAATTGTTTGGAAGTTGTATGTCTTCGTTTTTCCACAATAGTCCGACCTCGTATCTGCCATCTTCTAACTGTCGGCTGGTTCTTTCCAATATGTCTAGTGCTCGCTGTTCTATATCCGTTGAAGGCTTCTTCGGTTCCAAAGACTCAATAGTAAAGTGTTCCCTCACCACCTGATCTATTTCATCTTTGACGACGCTTGCGTGTGCACATGTGTTCACATTATAGATCGGAGACACGCTACTGCTGTCGAAGCCGTGGAGAACCCATCCCAACTTTGTTCGTGACGCCACCGGCTGCCCTGGCTTTCCACGTCGTTTTTGTAACGAGACAATGTATTCCCAATTGTCTTGGCCATGAGTTGTGGGGTTAATTAGAGCTCCTTGATAGTTCTTGCCCTCTTGAGTGTACTCTTTTCGCTTTGCTTGATCCCTTTCACTTCGATGTCTAAAATCATGGAGTCGTGATTTTTCATTTGCCCTCCGCCGATAGTTTCTATGTTTAGGGTTAACCAAATAGTCCAAGAGCTAGTGAACCCTGGGAGTAACGGTCTCCCTGTAAGGTTAGAAATTTGTATACTTACGATTTATGACATGCTAAGAGCCATGACCTGGGACCTTTTCTCGGGATTTATTTGGAAGCCCCATTTCCGAAACCATTCGCCTAGCGATGTGGTAGCGCTCTGGAGTCTGTCCACGATGACACCTCTGTCTTTGTGAGTGGTATAGAGAGCGGTGTCATCGGCATAGAGGGCTAGTTCCACGTTAGGAGCCCTAGGAATGTCGCCTGTAAACAGCGTGAAAAGAAGGGGCGAGAGGACCGAGCCTTGAGGGACTCCGGCCATGATGGGTCTAGGGGACGATAACGTCCCTTCAACACGATAGCGCATAGAGCGGTCGGACAAGAAGTCGTGTACTAAACGCACGAGTCTTAATGGCACTTGAAGGTGGTAGAGCTTGTAAACCAAGCCGTTGTGCCAGACCTTGTCGAAAGCCTTCGCTATGTCTAAGAAGAGCGCACCCGTGGCTCTTGGTCTCGTGGTGCTGTTGTTCAGCCCGGAAAGGATGTGctccgtttttttttttttttttttatagaatggggggcaaacgggcaggaggctcacctgatgttaagtgataccgccgcccatggacactcttaatgccagagggctcgcgagtgcgttgccggccttttaagaataggtacgctcttttcttgaaggaccctaagtcgaattggttcggaaatacttcagtgggcagctggttccacatagtggttttgcgcggcaaaaactgccttgaaaaacgctcagttgtggaacggcggacgtcgaggtgatacgggtggaatttcgtattctgtctcgacgtccgatgatgaaattcagctgcaggtattaatccgaacaactcctctgaacactctctatggtaaatgcggtagaagatgcagagtgaccccacatatCTACGCAACACCAAAGGATCcagccgctcggagagggattggtcgtcgacgattcgaaccgctctgcgttgtatacaaggtcaagtggaaggagctgttactggggagcccccgcccagaggtgagagcagtactccatgtggggccgaatttgcgctttaaatagttgcatgcggtggcccggagtgaagtaccgcctcgccttgctgagcacaccaagctttttggaggctaatttagcctttccctccaagtgaccgcgaaactgaacgtcgttcgatatgtcaacgccaagtattccaatgctggctgtggctttaagaagagtgttttcgaaaagaggagtagcgacaaagggtgtttttttagcggaaaacgcgcaatcttgtgtcttcttggggttaaattggactaggttttgtctgccccagtctgagactccacgtagtagagtttcgacttcagacacaagtttgttccggtactcatcaacaactgcccgagaaatacctgcccggccagtgtgcTCCGTGATTCGATGGACTTGGTGGACGCACGAGTGGCCTGGTCTAAAGCCAAACTGCTCATCGGGAATGAGCCCCTTTTCTTGGGCAAAGTCTAGGAGGCGCTTTTTAACTACCTTCTCGAATAACTTGCTTAGCGTGTTGAGAAGGCTGATAGGGCGGTAACTGGTGGGATTGTTACGGGGCTTGCCTGGTTTGTGAATACCAATTACAATAGCCTCTTTCCACTGCGCCGGGAAGGTGCAGTTTTCGAGAAGGCAATTGCGTTGGACTTCGCGGTTCACGTGCTCAACGTGCGCCGGGTCGCTATGGTCGAGATAAGGCGTGCACTGCTCCACTAGGTTTACGGCTAAGCACTCCGCTTTTTCGTCGTCATCGAATGCGTCGGGCTGATTTGGACGTTTTAGCGGGGGCATGGAGGCCACCGTGTCGGTTTTTAGGGAACGCGCGAGAGACCAATAGGCCGTGTGCGACGGTGACAATTCGCTGGTAAGACGGTCCCAGGGTTCGTTTCTAATTTCCCGTATGCGCTCTTTAACTCGGCGCTGCGCGGCGCGGAGTGCTCTGCGGTTATCATCGGTCGGTGCCCTTGCGAAGGCGCGAGTCGCCGCGTTCTTCTCGGTCAGTAAGCGCCTTGCGTCCGGGGGAAGCTCCCAACGTTGAGCGAACTCATCTGGGACCTTCCGGGACGATTCGGCGACCTTGGTCTGAATGTGATATGTGACCGAGGAGAGCGCGTCTAACGCGTGAGCGGACGAGACTAAATTGTCGGGGATGTTATTAAGGTCAGAGACTTCGACGGGCTTGAGGGCCTCGTCTAGTTTCTGCCAGTCGACAATGGACTTGTACCTCTTCTCTTGGGTGTTAGGAGGGCCGAATTCAAAATGAACCGGGAAGTGGTCACAGTCTAATTCGAGTAGCACCTCTATGCTTCGAGGCTGTAGTGCCACGTTGCGTAGAATCGCCACGTCTAGGACCTCCGTTGAGAGAAGACCGACTTATACCGCGACGAGTCGGTTGAATGGGGGCAATGACATTAAAATCAAGTACGTCAATAAGCCTACTGAGGGCTCGCCCATTAGGGTTTTGTTTTGAGCTATTCCAGTCCCCGTGCTTGCTATTCAGGTCCCCGGCCAGTAAGACCGAGGGGCCCAGTGCAAACAGGGTCCTAAGATCGCTCTCTAATATGTCCTTAGTGGGAGGGAGGTACACCGATGCGATGATAATCGGCTGATGACCGGTCATAGCCACGCGTAACACAGAGCACTCTATGTTGGTTAGGGAGGGCGGGTCTAGCGGCGAGCAGTGAAGCGCACGTCTATAATAAATGAGCGTACCGCCTCCTCTCGCCGTAGGTCGGTCGTTTCGCACCGCGACGTAGTTCGCGAATCTAGGTGCGCGAACGCTGCGCTTTAGGAACGTTTCCTGTACTAGGAAAATATCAATTGGGTGGCGAACGAGGAAATCCCGAATTAAATCTGACTGTGGCTTGAAACCGTTCGCGTTGAAAGTCACTACGGACAGTGATCGAGCCTTGACCCTAGACGTGGTCGTAGCTATTGCGGTGCGTTAGAATCTACGAATTGCCGCACGGATTTAAGGAGCAGGGCGTGCTCGGTTATTACCTCCACCTTGGTGGACGCAGTTTTAGCGGATTTAAAGGCTTCCGCGAATGCGACGAGTGCGTCTAGGTCTATAGCGTCTATTACGCTAAACGCGAGGTTAAAAGCGACGCGGACGTTGCCTGACTCCTCAGATGCCTTCACGGGAGGGCTGAGGGCTTTGGTAGGAGGGCTCGCATTTGTTGTGGGCCTCTCTTTTAAGATAAGGGTTGACGCAGGGACCTGGGAAGGCGCTGCGGTTGCGGGTTTAGATGGCAGAGGCGGGAAAGCTTCTGTCGTGAGTTGGGGAGGGCCCTTCGTAACGGGGTGCTTGGCCCAGGGACTGGTTTCGGGAGGCGGGGCCGGCACGTATGTGGGCTTTGCTCCCGTGCCACGACGGGCCGCATCGCGTCCCACCATGCGCCTAGCCGATGGCTTTTGCGCCTTTGGGGCTCTAGGACAACCGCGATAGTTCGCAGGGTGCCCATGTTGCCCGCAAAGCACACATGCCGGCGGCTCGGCACATGGAAGAGTGCGCTTGCAGTCCGATGTGCCATGGTCGCCTAAACACTTGACGCACCGCGCCCTAGCAAAACAGTTACGGGCTGCATGCCCGTAGAGTTGGCAGCGATGACACTGCCGTGTGAACGAATGTTTGAGGGGAGTTTCAACCCTCAACCCCGAGAGCTTACAACACTCCCGAaggttaaaaatctttttcccGCTCGGAGTAGGGTCCAAGACTACGAGTACCATATCGTACTCTTCTTTGGTGGTGCGGTTTAGCATACGGAATACATCCCTTACGGGGTATCCCTGCTCGGTCAGGTCTGCTTGGACGACCCCGGAGTCTATTTCCTTTGGGATGCCCTTAATGACTACCCTAAGAGCTAGTTCAGACATGGCGGAATCCGTGCGGATGCAAATCGCGCGGTTCTAAACGCAAGTGTTCAGACAGACGCGGATGTAAATGCGGAGTGCCGTAATCCGCATAGAGTGACAGCGTTCTAGTCCAATCATGGAAGTCGAAGAAGCAATATGTGTGTACTTGTTGCTCcgtaaaaaagaaagaaagaagaaacGGCAGTATTGGGTGCATCCAATATTACGTGATCGGCTCACCCATGGTCAGTTTCTGACTTTATATCCAAAATTAAGAAGTTTTGAAccaaaattctttaattatttgagaATGTCGATAAATTCATTTGATGaattattagaaatgatcagtGAACAAATTGCATCTAATGATACCCATATGAGGTCAAGCGTGGCCCCAGAAGAAAAACTCGTGATTACATTAaggtaagatatttattttatacatcagaatatatgttttgtacTATAGAAGACTGTGAGTCGTCAGTGCTATTGCATGATAAAGGCGATGGAGACTCTCCTGGTACGATTGTAGAATATCCTGTAAAATATCCTTGTGGGTTTGAATATTGTTGGTTTTGCCAAAATACTTCATTAGGCGTGTTCTGCTGGCTCGTGATATGAATAGGCGCTGGTAATTTCTGCCCTTTCTGTATTACCTGGAGTAATTCAATTTTAGTAGCCAAACGCTTATTTTctggaattttttttaactctttatacaatgacatacaaaaaagcttatcatcatcatcttgCTTTGACATACTTTCTTGTAATTGTCTCTGTATTTTATCCCTTGATTCAATGCTATTTTCTAATATGTCAGCCAATCGCTCTTCTGAAGTAATTTTAGTCTTCTTCCTTTTATTGGGTACTGGTTGTATTTCACGtgcattaacaaaattatcttGGTTTTGGTCAATGTTTTGAATTCCTTCATTTTTGGCTTCATGTATGTTTGATGTCGTTTCTTTGTTTTCTACTGTCTTCTGAAGAAAAGAAAGCCGGtcaaaatacatgtattttgaACCTTTACATGCACCAGAACCAGAAGGAATTGATTTGCCTTTCTTGAATTCCTTATTATAAGCATCCCGTATATTCTTCCACTTTTTTTGTAAAGTTACACCTGGAACAGAAATcagtatttttaacaaaattgtagACTTATAAATACAGGAGCGGTCAAATATTTGAAGACActcaaaaatttgaaaaatttaaaataaaataattgacactcattattttaaactagctggtgcccgcgacttataattaataaatgaaaagtttGCAACTTTGTTAACAAAACGATACAGATCAAGATTATATTGTTTCAGATATCTGGGTACTGGTTGTTCCTTTGGAGAACTGCATTACAACTTTCGTCTTGGCAAATCTACAATTACAGGAATTGTCCGTGAAGTATGTGAAGCTCTGTGGGAAAAAGTCGCAAAAAATGTCATGCCTGAACCCAGCGAAGATATATGGAAGAAAATAGCTacagattttgaaaaatatgcaAATTTCCCCAATTGCATTGGCGCCATAGATGGCAAGCATATAAGGATTACAAAACCCAATGATTCTGGatctttgtattataattacaaaacttttttttccaTAGTGCTGTTGGCACTTTGTGATAGtaactattgtttttctttcataGATATTGGATCATATGGAAAAAGTAGTGATTctgcaatttttaaaaattcggtattttataaaagattaaTAGAAAAGTCATTACACATACCAAAACCTAAACCAATATCTAACACAGATCCTACGCCATTGCCATACGTCATAGTTGGCGATGAAGCGTTTGGTTTATCCGAAACTGTAATGCGACCCTATGCAGGTAGAGGGCTATCatacgaaaaaaatatatttaattacaggtTATCAAGAGCTCGACGTTATATTGAATGCACTTTTGGAATTCTGGCAAACAAGTGGCGCATTTTTCATAGGCCTATAAACGTTAATATAGACTTTGCCGAAGACATAATAAAGGCCTGTTGTGTGCTACACAATTTTGTTAGAACTAGAGATGGTATACAGTTTGAAGATACTTTATATACTGGGCCAATGAGTAATCTTAATACATTACATGCAGGAAGGGGTACACCGtcatcattaaatattagaGACAAATATGCTAATTACTTTGTAAATGAGGGTCGTGTAGAATGGCAagacacaaaaatataaaaacttgagaggtgtcaagggacacccggatagAACGAAGTTGACCTCACTGGAGGCGAGTACTAGAGGCGAGTAGCGAGGCGTGGTGTTTGCGTGCGTGAGAATCGTGAGATTTTTCCCGCGCCCGATACTTACCTCCAATCACaataacaacatttttatatagtttagttATTTGGGGTGGACTgtcaattacaaaatatgtaaactaccctgataaatgtaaaattaaatacatactgACCAAAAAGAACCTTTTTTTCCAAAGAATCCTCATTTTCTCCAAAAATATCCACCAGCTCCTGCCAAGCTCCgtttctaataattttattggaatATTCTGCACATTGGATGTCCCACAAAGCAGGTCTCTTTTCCACCTCATCGATGAATAGCTCGGTGTCGAAGCGATCCATTGTCACCGTCCGATACGCGCGGCTTCCGCAGAGCAACTGAACGCGCTCAGGTACGTCAAGTAAATAGATCCGAGCGGCAACCGCGCGAATTCATTTTCTAGCGGTTGAGTGGCGGTAGCCGCGCGGTTTGTCAATCCGCGCGGACAGGTATGAACGAATTTATAGGCGCTAATGTAAATAAGATCCGCGCGGTCTAACCGCGCGATTTGCATCCGCACGGATTCCGCCATGTCTGAACTAGCTCTAAGGACGCGTTCCTCGGGCAGGGGGAAAGTATGACCACCGATACCTTCGGAGCGAAGGTAAGAGGTAAGGAACCGGTGGTGCTCAGGTGAGGACACCTGTATGCAAATGTTATCCCTTAACGTACGGGCTTTATAACTAATCGACTTAGTGTCGAGAAGCTTTGAGAGGGTGGGCCATACGCCCTTGTCCCTAACATAGACGGGCGGGGGGGTTTTGATGCGATCCGCCGCGGGGGCGGAGGGCACAGGTTTGTCCGATAATAACGAACTTAAGTCCCTCTTCGGAGGGTTTGTCGGCTGTGTAGGCCTTTTCGCGGGTGGACCACCGTTGGCCGAACGCTTTTTCTTACGTCCGACGGTTTGGAATCCGTCGGATTCCGAGGATGAAGATAAAACGGCTTCGTCAACCGTTTCCGCCGGAGCGGATTGGGCCGACATTGCCGACAAGGGACGCGCTAGATCCGTCTCCCCATCGCTTGCGCTTCCCACTTCAGGGAGTGGTGAGCGCGAGCGCGAGCGAGCGCGGGATTGGTCGGTTGagattaaactatttttacgcGATGCCTTCGCGGAGGCATTTTTCTTCGTCTTACGCGGCGACGGAGACGGCGAACGGGGTGAGTCAGTGCACTCTGACTCGTAAAAAGCTTTAATAGCGTCAGGAAAACGCTCTTTTAAAaatgacaatattttatttagatcggGCGGTTGAACCTCGGACGCCATCCTGTATGCGGGAAGCAAGACAGTTTGGCGGCGAGTGTGTACCTATAAGCCTACGTGTGTGAGTACCTAAGCTATGGTTTGCCCTAATGTGAATGTGTCTCCGCTGGTGATAGCGGAGGTGAGGTTTGTCACCGACCTAACCAGCCCGCAGGGGTTTGGGTAAATAGAGCCCCCGCGGATGTGACAGGACCCGTCCAACAGTGGACCTGATTGAAGCCGGTTTCAAGAGAGTAGTTGGAGTTCCTACTCCCTAATAAGTGCCTACTAGGAGGCCCGGCTGCGCACAGGACTTGGAGGAAGCGGAGGCGCTGATTCGCGCCTTGAAAAAGGCACGGTGTATGCACCCCGGACAAAACACCCGC
Proteins encoded:
- the LOC125061503 gene encoding protein ALP1-like produces the protein MEVEEAICVYLLLRKKERKKKRQYWVHPILRDRLTHGQFLTLYPKLRSFEPKFFNYLRMSINSFDELLEMISEQIASNDTHMRSSVAPEEKLVITLRYLGTGCSFGELHYNFRLGKSTITGIVREVCEALWEKVAKNVMPEPSEDIWKKIATDFEKYANFPNCIGAIDGKHIRITKPNDSGSLYYNYKTFFSIVLLALCDSNYCFSFIDIGSYGKSSDSAIFKNSVFYKRLIEKSLHIPKPKPISNTDPTPLPYVIVGDEAFGLSETVMRPYAGRGLSYEKNIFNYRLSRARRYIECTFGILANKWRIFHRPINVNIDFAEDIIKACCVLHNFVRTRDGIQFEDTLYTGPMSNLNTLHAGRGTPSSLNIRDKYANYFVNEGRVEWQDTKI
- the LOC125061504 gene encoding uncharacterized protein LOC125061504, with the protein product MDRFDTELFIDEVEKRPALWDIQCAEYSNKIIRNGAWQELVDIFGENEDSLEKKVLFGVTLQKKWKNIRDAYNKEFKKGKSIPSGSGACKGSKYMYFDRLSFLQKTVENKETTSNIHEAKNEGIQNIDQNQDNFVNAREIQPVPNKRKKTKITSEERLADILENSIESRDKIQRQLQESMSKQDDDDKLFCMSLYKELKKIPENKRLATKIELLQVIQKGQKLPAPIHITSQQNTPNEVFWQNQQYSNPQGYFTGYSTIVPGESPSPLSCNSTDDSQSSIVQNIYSDV